A single Sphingobacteriales bacterium DNA region contains:
- a CDS encoding glycosyltransferase has product MKVVHINTFPGGGAAVACIRLHEELLRRGVHSSFICISNDPIPVENSIPIPFKHPTFFQRMSNKAGIPLAAGHIRERLLKKYQPKCEYLGTPYSDYTIESLPAVRDADIINLHWIPRIINYPAFFKKVKKPIVWTIHDVSPFMGCFNYPTDQRNNPQMAAIDRKFMEIKSSIVRHFQYPIHIVSPSVWLLEEAKNRSLIQHFTYHHIPYGIDTERLKYIEPSEARQQLGLPQDTCILLFVCERLETRRKRFDLIQQLAQELSGQNIRLIAIGGGNSDEQTGNISFAGRINSLEKLNLYYAAADYFLIPSEEDNFPNVVLESLFCGTPVISNNAGGMKDIINDTNGLLADGFSVEEVKAHILSHPHSAGFYNRAEISAATKMKYDVKIMADRYMEIYQELLKK; this is encoded by the coding sequence ATGAAGGTTGTACATATCAATACATTTCCGGGAGGAGGTGCCGCCGTTGCCTGTATCCGCCTGCATGAGGAGCTGCTCCGAAGGGGTGTTCATTCCTCATTCATCTGCATCAGCAACGACCCTATTCCGGTCGAAAACAGCATTCCCATCCCGTTCAAACATCCCACATTCTTTCAACGGATGAGCAATAAGGCAGGAATACCATTGGCCGCCGGGCATATTCGCGAGCGGCTGCTGAAAAAATACCAGCCGAAATGTGAATACCTGGGAACGCCTTACAGTGATTACACCATCGAATCGCTGCCGGCGGTTCGGGATGCAGACATCATCAACCTGCACTGGATTCCGCGTATCATCAATTATCCTGCTTTTTTTAAAAAAGTTAAAAAACCTATCGTCTGGACCATACACGATGTCAGTCCGTTTATGGGTTGTTTCAACTATCCAACCGACCAGCGGAACAACCCCCAGATGGCCGCGATAGACCGTAAATTCATGGAGATCAAATCGTCTATCGTCCGTCATTTCCAGTATCCCATTCATATCGTATCTCCGTCGGTATGGCTGCTGGAAGAAGCCAAAAATCGTTCGCTGATTCAGCACTTTACCTACCATCACATTCCCTACGGTATCGATACGGAAAGGCTGAAGTACATAGAACCCTCTGAAGCAAGGCAGCAGCTGGGACTTCCGCAGGATACCTGCATACTGCTTTTTGTTTGCGAACGGCTGGAGACGAGACGCAAACGATTCGATTTAATTCAACAACTGGCACAGGAGTTATCGGGACAGAACATCCGCCTTATTGCCATCGGCGGCGGCAATTCCGATGAACAAACCGGCAACATCTCCTTTGCAGGCAGAATCAACTCCCTGGAAAAACTGAACCTCTATTATGCCGCTGCAGATTATTTCTTAATCCCGTCGGAGGAAGATAACTTTCCGAATGTGGTGCTCGAATCGCTGTTCTGCGGTACGCCTGTTATCAGCAACAATGCCGGCGGCATGAAAGATATCATAAACGATACGAATGGATTACTGGCAGACGGATTTTCCGTGGAGGAAGTAAAGGCGCATATCCTGTCACATCCGCACAGTGCCGGCTTTTACAATCGTGCGGAAATCAGTGCTGCTACCAAGATGAAATATGACGTGAAAATCATGGCGGACCGGTATATGGAAATCTATCAGGAGTTGTTGAAGAAGTAG
- a CDS encoding FkbM family methyltransferase, with amino-acid sequence MFSKTHCPAGLQAYLSGVAQAKRISTLSASRIRLAGQKLTIPDTASFLFTYPGIFEKEIYRFPSDKKQPVIIDGGANIGLSVIYFKKLFPQAKIIAFEPDKQLFPILSQNVASFGFSDVELVNKGLWNETTTLSFFSEGADSGSIQNAELDNTTVHSIETVQLRDYLTFPEVDFLKLDIEGAETNVLLDIESRLPSVRNLFIEYHSFIGQPQTLDVILRILTRHNFRYYLSTFGCVGQPRPYIQPASYNNMDVQLNIFAVRQKQEYTPLCPLSRGEVGQCAFPPRRGIGGGLLIY; translated from the coding sequence ATTTTTAGTAAAACTCATTGTCCGGCCGGCCTTCAGGCATACCTATCTGGAGTTGCGCAGGCTAAAAGGATATCCACGCTATCAGCCAGCAGAATCAGACTTGCTGGGCAAAAATTAACGATTCCCGATACCGCTTCTTTCCTGTTTACCTATCCCGGAATTTTTGAAAAGGAAATTTACCGATTCCCATCTGATAAAAAACAACCCGTCATTATTGACGGCGGAGCCAATATAGGGCTTAGTGTCATTTATTTTAAAAAACTATTCCCGCAGGCGAAAATCATCGCTTTCGAACCCGATAAACAATTATTTCCCATCCTGTCTCAGAATGTGGCATCCTTCGGCTTTTCGGATGTTGAACTGGTAAATAAAGGCCTCTGGAACGAAACCACGACGCTGTCTTTCTTCTCCGAAGGAGCTGACAGCGGCAGCATACAGAACGCCGAACTGGACAACACCACCGTTCATAGCATTGAGACCGTTCAGCTCAGGGATTACCTGACTTTTCCGGAAGTGGATTTCTTAAAACTGGATATTGAAGGTGCAGAAACGAATGTTTTGCTGGATATCGAATCCCGTTTGCCGTCCGTGCGGAACCTGTTTATAGAATACCATTCATTCATTGGGCAGCCTCAGACGCTGGATGTTATTCTCCGGATACTTACAAGACATAACTTTCGGTATTACCTGTCTACTTTCGGTTGTGTAGGACAACCCCGTCCGTATATACAACCGGCATCTTACAACAATATGGATGTACAGCTTAATATATTTGCCGTTCGGCAAAAACAGGAGTACACACCCCTCTGTCCCCTCTCAAGAGGGGAGGTTGGGCAGTGCGCTTTCCCTCCTCGGAGGGGGATAGGGGGTGGGTTACTGATTTATTAG
- a CDS encoding glycosyltransferase, translated as MTNIPLLSVCIITYNHKNYIRQAIEGALMQETKFSYEIIIADDCSTDGTREILLEYKEKYPDLITLILQEKNVGAAKNYIDLLNAPASKYIAYVEGDDCWTDPDKLQIQVDFLENHAEFVGTFHDHSIIGDGTVTNLKLHEKGGYWTHTKDVFTIDDIIQYNPTQSISLVYRNVYKHNYPECTMSCPLQDWAMVLFLSQNGHFKYIDRIMARYTIHVHGSYHDKSVLDWYKKVTIPTLKVLEENVTSPVLAKKMYARRLQETLALNRTENNRWAYSRNLVLLMWNVRYSAFSLRDLLYLFRNFESYIEYVRK; from the coding sequence ATGACTAATATTCCGCTTTTGTCCGTCTGTATTATTACGTATAATCACAAAAATTATATACGGCAAGCCATAGAAGGTGCTTTGATGCAGGAAACTAAATTTAGTTATGAAATCATTATAGCCGACGATTGTTCCACCGACGGAACCCGCGAAATATTGCTGGAATACAAGGAAAAATATCCGGATTTAATTACACTTATATTACAAGAGAAAAATGTAGGTGCCGCTAAAAATTATATAGATTTACTCAACGCGCCGGCATCAAAATATATTGCCTATGTTGAAGGTGATGACTGTTGGACAGACCCTGACAAATTGCAAATACAAGTAGATTTCTTGGAAAACCATGCCGAGTTTGTTGGCACATTCCACGACCATAGCATTATTGGCGACGGCACCGTTACTAATCTGAAGTTGCATGAAAAAGGGGGTTATTGGACCCATACAAAAGACGTCTTTACGATAGACGATATTATTCAATATAATCCTACTCAATCAATATCTTTGGTTTACAGAAATGTATATAAGCATAATTATCCCGAGTGTACAATGAGTTGTCCGCTTCAAGACTGGGCAATGGTACTATTTTTGAGCCAAAATGGACATTTTAAATATATTGATAGGATAATGGCTCGTTATACAATTCATGTGCATGGCAGTTATCACGACAAGTCTGTTTTGGATTGGTATAAAAAAGTAACTATCCCCACCTTAAAAGTACTGGAAGAAAATGTCACATCACCTGTATTGGCAAAAAAAATGTATGCGCGCAGGCTGCAAGAAACACTTGCGCTGAACAGAACAGAAAATAACCGTTGGGCATATTCCAGGAATTTAGTCTTACTGATGTGGAATGTTAGGTATTCCGCATTTAGTCTTCGTGACCTGCTATATTTGTTTAGGAATTTTGAATCTTATATTGAATACGTTAGAAAGTAA
- a CDS encoding DUF559 domain-containing protein: MRRIIIPYNPRLKEFARQLRNNSTKSEIRLWHYLKGKQRMGYDFHRQKPIDNYIIDFYCCEIMLAIELDGIIHTYENAIVRDKIRDERLRSLGITVIRFDNAFVLNQINWVLEEIDETINRLINQ, from the coding sequence ATGAGGCGAATCATTATTCCATACAATCCCAGACTAAAAGAGTTTGCAAGACAACTGAGAAATAATTCCACTAAAAGTGAAATCAGATTGTGGCATTATCTGAAAGGAAAGCAGCGGATGGGCTATGACTTCCATCGTCAGAAACCAATTGATAATTATATCATAGACTTTTATTGTTGTGAGATCATGTTGGCAATAGAATTAGATGGCATTATTCACACTTATGAAAACGCAATTGTGCGGGATAAAATCAGGGATGAACGCTTAAGGAGTTTAGGTATTACTGTTATAAGGTTTGATAATGCCTTCGTTTTAAATCAAATTAATTGGGTTCTGGAAGAAATTGATGAAACAATTAACAGGCTAATAAATCAGTAA
- a CDS encoding nucleotide-diphospho-sugar transferase gives MFGTPILFIVFNRPDTAAKVFERIRAAQPKRLYIAADGPRQHMPEDAENCRKTRAIVSQVDWECEVKTLFREENLGCGVAPAQAITWFFNHVEQGIILEDDCFPDLSFFSFCETLLNYYHDDEWVMHISGNNFQLGRQIGDGSYYFSQIAHIWGWATWRRVWNQFSFNLNNLETFIEKNTELDPFWIDSFRYVQKEQPKDIWDCQYNYVLFKNAGKAIMPNINLVTNIGFNEDATHTKGAVLYYYNQDFGSINHIRHPTINTINKAADQFTVDTYYVQKNTLAIKIRYNIKRIKDKIFRTFCKRQIPA, from the coding sequence ATGTTCGGGACACCTATATTGTTTATTGTTTTTAATCGTCCGGATACTGCGGCAAAGGTGTTTGAACGCATCAGAGCGGCACAGCCTAAACGATTGTATATTGCAGCTGACGGTCCAAGGCAGCATATGCCGGAAGACGCAGAAAATTGTAGAAAAACAAGAGCAATTGTAAGTCAGGTGGACTGGGAATGTGAGGTCAAAACATTATTTAGAGAAGAAAATTTGGGTTGTGGCGTTGCACCTGCACAAGCAATTACCTGGTTTTTTAATCATGTAGAACAAGGAATTATATTAGAGGATGATTGTTTTCCAGATTTAAGTTTTTTTTCATTTTGCGAAACATTATTGAATTATTATCATGATGATGAATGGGTGATGCATATTTCCGGCAATAACTTTCAATTAGGCAGGCAAATAGGCGACGGCAGTTATTATTTTTCGCAAATAGCCCATATTTGGGGTTGGGCTACCTGGAGAAGAGTTTGGAATCAATTTAGTTTTAACTTGAATAATCTTGAAACATTTATTGAAAAAAATACCGAATTAGACCCCTTCTGGATAGATTCATTCAGGTATGTGCAGAAAGAACAACCAAAAGATATATGGGATTGCCAATATAATTATGTATTGTTTAAGAATGCAGGAAAAGCTATTATGCCAAACATAAATTTAGTAACAAATATTGGTTTCAATGAAGATGCCACACATACCAAAGGTGCTGTATTATATTATTACAATCAGGATTTTGGTTCTATAAACCATATCAGACACCCCACAATCAATACAATCAATAAAGCAGCCGACCAATTTACCGTAGATACTTACTATGTACAGAAAAATACATTAGCCATTAAAATAAGATATAATATAAAACGAATTAAGGACAAGATTTTTCGGACGTTTTGCAAAAGACAAATCCCTGCTTAA
- a CDS encoding GNAT family N-acetyltransferase, whose translation MNIQGNKVILRAVEESDLSTLHKWANDPQTQDIIGNINFPSSFEYQKTWFKHLQSDLLNQRFAIETKDQGIIGLSSIMQIDWKNNHAWHGIVLGDKDIRGKGYGIDAVMATMRYAFDELHLERLDGSMIEYNNVSISFYCNKLGWKKEGVRRNYYYRKGRYWDEIIVGITRKDYEELLQKTNYWV comes from the coding sequence ATGAATATACAAGGAAATAAAGTAATTCTACGAGCAGTTGAAGAATCTGATCTTAGTACTCTTCATAAATGGGCAAATGACCCACAAACACAAGATATTATTGGAAACATTAATTTCCCAAGCTCTTTTGAATATCAAAAGACATGGTTTAAACATCTTCAAAGCGATTTGTTAAATCAAAGATTTGCAATTGAGACAAAAGATCAAGGTATAATTGGATTATCTAGTATCATGCAAATTGATTGGAAAAACAATCATGCTTGGCATGGAATTGTTTTGGGTGACAAGGACATTAGAGGTAAAGGCTATGGAATAGATGCGGTAATGGCAACAATGAGATATGCTTTTGATGAGCTGCATCTTGAAAGATTAGATGGTTCTATGATTGAGTACAATAATGTTTCTATATCTTTTTACTGTAATAAATTAGGTTGGAAAAAAGAAGGTGTAAGGCGAAATTATTATTACAGAAAAGGAAGGTATTGGGATGAAATTATTGTGGGTATAACCAGAAAAGACTATGAAGAACTATTGCAAAAAACAAATTATTGGGTTTAA
- a CDS encoding class I SAM-dependent methyltransferase → MHPYMLKSFAPFFRNGNFLELGSFKGDFTRRFLPHFEDITCVEASDVAIEIAKKEFGNKVKFFNSLFETVTLPTKYDNIVLTHVLEHINDSIAVLKRINDEWLSDNGRFFLVCPNANAPSRQIAVKMGLISHNSAVTPAAKEHGHNITSTLDTLERDAKAAGLNVIHRSGIFFKALANFQWDRLLGTDIISPEYLEGCYQLGQQYPDLCSSIFFNVKKEKTND, encoded by the coding sequence ATGCATCCTTATATGTTAAAATCATTTGCTCCCTTTTTCAGAAATGGAAATTTTTTAGAATTAGGTAGTTTTAAAGGTGATTTTACACGTCGTTTTTTACCACACTTTGAAGATATCACTTGTGTTGAAGCTTCAGATGTAGCAATTGAAATCGCTAAAAAAGAGTTTGGTAATAAAGTAAAATTTTTCAATTCATTATTTGAAACAGTTACCTTACCTACAAAATACGACAATATTGTTTTGACTCATGTTCTAGAGCACATCAATGACTCTATAGCTGTCTTAAAAAGAATTAATGACGAGTGGTTAAGTGATAATGGTAGATTCTTTTTAGTTTGTCCAAATGCAAACGCTCCCTCCCGACAAATTGCAGTAAAGATGGGATTAATTAGTCATAATTCAGCCGTTACTCCTGCAGCAAAAGAACACGGGCACAACATTACCTCTACGTTGGATACTTTAGAAAGAGATGCAAAAGCTGCCGGATTAAATGTAATTCATCGTTCGGGTATTTTCTTTAAAGCACTAGCTAATTTCCAATGGGATAGATTACTGGGAACTGATATTATTTCTCCTGAATATTTAGAGGGATGCTATCAGCTTGGCCAACAATATCCTGACTTATGCAGTAGTATATTTTTTAATGTGAAAAAGGAAAAAACAAATGACTAA
- a CDS encoding glycosyltransferase family 4 protein, with product MKILFDHQVFIWHKRGGVSRYFAELMKQIATMKDVSYELPLINNQNIHLAENGIKNSFFNRLASHSFIADSKLKQYLDYTDTYNVIRTLKKQQFDVFVPTLYETYFLPYIGNKPFVITIHDMIHELFPEYFGETDLYLKQKKELIKKASKIAVVSENTKTDLLRVYPETNADKIYITGTNHAVKPYTSDVGHKLPSRYILFVGERGGYKNFNFFIKSMSKILAADKELFVLCMGGSAFSKEEITLFQQLTIQKQVVHYIAAEKELYTIYNKALVFVFPSLYEGFGLPTLEAMTSQCPVVLTDIAVFREVAQDAAVYFDSNNSDELEHAVRELIYYNTNKEILIKKGLENVKRYTWEEIAKRCVHLYQTAME from the coding sequence ATGAAAATTTTATTTGACCATCAGGTATTTATTTGGCACAAACGCGGTGGTGTTTCAAGGTATTTTGCTGAATTGATGAAGCAAATAGCTACGATGAAAGATGTGTCGTATGAATTGCCATTAATAAACAACCAAAATATACATCTGGCTGAAAATGGCATAAAAAATTCTTTCTTTAATCGTTTGGCTAGTCATTCTTTTATAGCCGACTCTAAACTGAAACAATATCTGGATTATACAGATACCTATAATGTTATCCGCACCTTAAAAAAACAACAATTTGATGTGTTTGTACCCACATTATATGAGACCTATTTTTTACCCTATATAGGGAATAAGCCATTTGTAATTACAATTCATGACATGATACATGAGCTGTTTCCCGAATATTTCGGGGAAACGGATTTGTATTTAAAACAGAAGAAGGAACTGATAAAAAAAGCAAGTAAGATAGCCGTAGTTTCGGAAAACACAAAGACAGATTTACTGAGAGTCTATCCTGAAACCAATGCCGACAAGATTTATATAACAGGCACTAACCACGCAGTAAAGCCTTATACATCTGATGTTGGACACAAATTGCCAAGCAGGTATATCTTGTTTGTTGGCGAAAGAGGTGGTTATAAAAATTTTAATTTCTTTATAAAATCCATGTCAAAAATACTTGCCGCCGATAAAGAATTGTTTGTGCTTTGCATGGGTGGAAGTGCTTTTTCAAAAGAAGAAATAACGTTATTTCAACAATTAACTATCCAAAAACAAGTAGTGCATTATATCGCTGCCGAAAAAGAACTATATACTATATACAATAAAGCGTTAGTGTTTGTTTTTCCGTCGTTGTATGAAGGATTCGGCTTGCCTACCTTAGAAGCTATGACGAGCCAATGTCCTGTTGTGCTTACCGATATTGCGGTTTTCAGAGAAGTTGCACAAGATGCAGCGGTATATTTTGACAGTAATAACAGTGATGAACTGGAACATGCGGTAAGGGAGTTGATTTATTATAATACCAATAAAGAAATACTTATTAAGAAAGGGTTAGAGAATGTTAAACGATATACCTGGGAAGAGATTGCAAAGAGATGTGTTCATCTTTACCAGACGGCAATGGAATAA